gcgatgccacacggagggaaagtaccttaaatattaatgataggatattttagtgaaagaagacatcgtttaatttttaataataagtaaaactgcattcacagattttttaaaaatcgcctacctcaaccgggaatcgaacccgccaaatgtgacagtaaaattacatgtattttataatagcgtttgaaagggctactcataagcattattttttccttaataacctagcatattaaatgaaactaaaaacataaaatttgacattttatttaaaattttgttcagAGAAATTTCCTCTGACTTGGCCATGCCTCCAACAATTAAGATTATCATTTCAAAGATCTACCCACTTGAGATACGAGATTTCCGTGATATAAGtacatgataataataaagcgaTACATAAAGTGTAGTAGGTACTTCTTCATGAGCTCACAATTACCATGCAACTGGCtgatattagtaaaaataaataattcgaaaATGGAACACTTAAATTTTCAAGCGtctgttcttttgtttattgtgagtttcattttcgtttattagcaatttttgtgttaatttatttaccatGGCGTACCAAAATAATTTGGATTTAATAgaagcatattttttaaatcacaaagACATTTCATTAGCTTTGCGGTGGTACCGCGAAAGATATCCCGATAGACACACACCATCTCGATTTGTGTTGAAAAGATtggtaactttaaaaatttaggaCGTTTTGATCATCGCTTACAGCAACCACATCAGCAGATAATAAACGTCAGCGATGATGAACTCAACATTCTGATTTACTTTGAAGCGTACCCGAAGAGTTCAGTGTGGGATGGTAAAGAAGAAAGAATACAACAGAACAgatcacattttgagcatttgataaattattattttttaaataaaatgtaaaattttatgtttttattttcatttaatatgctaggttattaaggaaaaaaataatgcttatgagtagccctttcaaacgccattataaaatacatgttattTTACTGTCtcatttggcgggttcgattcccgttTGAGGTaggcgatttaaaaaaaatctgtgaatgcagtcctacttaatattaaaaattaaacgatgtcttctttcagtaaaatatcctatcattaatatttaaggtactttccctccgtgtggcatcgccgtgggacgccctgtatacaCTATTGCGATAAACACTGGTTATGTACTacgagataattaaaatatgattatgaatttaacccttttatttatatttccccttaataactaataataataagattctagttatatataatatcttttaaaataaaatttataacatcagAAGTGGGATAGACTTACTTCACCCCtagtaatacatttatatctaAGTTTCAGAATGGATCCTACTATCTTGGAAGGTCTGCTCAAGGCAATAACTGATGCTGTCTCTGGTCGTCGTCATGCCGATGACGACGTGGCACTCCCGGTCTTCGACCCAGCAACTAGTGACAGCGGTGCGGAAGGCTGGTGTAAGAGCATCGAGGAGTTATCAAAAGAATTTGGATGGAGCAGTATCACAACAGTCGCAAGAGCCGGTAAGGCTTTAAAAGGTTCCGCTTTGTTGTGGTTTGAGTCTTGGATACCGTCAGAAGGTCGAACATGGGAAAATTTCCGTACAGACCTCACAGACTTGTATCCTGAAAAACGGAACCTGTCTGAAAAACTATCCAAGGCCGTGTCATACAATTCCGATTCTGCAGATTCCTATTGCGAATACGCTAGGGAAAAGCTTAGATTGCTACGTAGTACGAAAATATCATTCACTGAAGACCAATTAATCGAACTAATCTGCGGTAGCGTAATCGATGTGAACGTCAGGATGGCTGCTTTCAACAGTAATGTTAAAACCACTTCTCAGCTAATATCCTTGTTCTCCAGTTATATAAAACCCAAGAAACGACCAATAgaacaaaatgattattaCAGTATAACAGGACAAAGTAAAGCCAAACGTCCAAAGTTAGAGATCCAAAATAATACTTCAGaaggaaaaaaatgttatttatgtgGTAAATCGGGTCACATCAAAACTCACTGCCATTTAAACCGAAATCCGCCAACTGAAACATTGATTAGTACTCCAAAAAGTAAGGTTTCTGATAAGGTTACATGTAACTTCTGCAAAAAAATCGGTCACACTGACTCAGTGTGCTGGTATAAAGCACGTTCTGATTCAGAGAAAACCGACCCTAATAAAAGTGAGGTTAATTTTTTAGGCAAAGCGAATTAAAGCTAACAGTCGTATTTATCCACGACATTCCAATTGAATCCCTAATAGACACAGGTGCTAATTGTAGCCTAATCAGACAATCCATAGCTAAACAgcttaaatgtaatatactaCCTTGTTTCAAATACCTTACGGGAATAGGACACGTTAGATTTGAAGTCTCGGGTAAAATAACTGTCCCTGTAAGATTCGATGATATATATATCGAACTTGATTTATTTGTCGTTAATGATcaaaaaattcattataatcTATTAATCGGTAGAAATGCTGTTGAATACCCTGACATTGAGATAATAACAGATTGTGATGGAAGTAGAATTCGGAGGAAAACTCCTAACAATGTAGACTTACACGTAAATACCTTGCTCCAGCCAGATTTTTGTAATATCCAGATGGCCgagttaaaatcaaaattaattcacTTAGAAGAAAAATTGCAACACcaaattatagatatttttgagaGACATATTgctatattaaacaaaactggGTCAGTCACAACAGGAGAATTAAAGATAAGGTTAAAAAGTGACAAAGTAGTAAATTATCGTCCCTATCGTTTGGCACCTTGTGAAAGAGATAAAGTAAAACTCATTATCCAGGAATTAATGGATAGCCATATAATTCGTGAAAGCGAATCACCGTTTTCAAGTCCTgtgattttagtaaaaaaaaaagatggtAGTGACAGACTTTGCGTCGATTATAGGTccctaaataaaatcattgaaaGAGACACATACCCTCTCCCTCTTATTGAGGATCAGATCGACAAATTAGGGAAAGCCAAGTTTTATATCTCAATTGATATGAAAAACGGATTTTATCAAATTCCAGTATCTGAACACTCTTCTAAATATACAGCCTTCTCAACCCCTGACGGAcattatgaatttataaaaatgcctTTTGGCATCTGTAATGGGCCATCCGTATTTCAACGGGCAATTTCCAAAGCCGTTTCACATTTAGATTTCCTACTTGTCTATATGGATGACATTCTTATTCCATTTTCAACTATTAATGAAGGTTTAAAATACCTAGAACTAACAGTATCAGCTCTCACCACTTctggttttaaaattaacccTAAAAAGTGTCAATTCTTTGTTAACTGTATCGAGTATTTGGGTAGACAAATATCTGAAGAAGGTGTTAGGCCATGTACATCTAAAGTTTCGGCCCTAATAAATTCACCAATTCCTCGTAACATTAAACAAGTACGACAATTTATGGGCCTGGCCTCTTATTTTAGGAAATTTATCCCAAATTTTGCAACACGTACTGCTTGTATTAGTAAATTAACACAGAAAAATCAAAAATGGGAATGGGGTTCTGAACAGGACATTGCGAGGAACTATGTACTGAATTACTTAGTATCCAGACCATTGTTGTCAATCTTTGATCCTACTTTAAAAACCGAGTTATATACTGATGCTAGTGCTATAGGATATGGTGCTATTTTAACCCAGAAAAAAGATAGAGATTCTAAAGTTATCgcttattttagtaaaagaaCTACACCTGCAGAGTCAAAATATAGTTCTTATGATTTAGAAACTCTAGCTATTTACAATGCCTTGAAACATTTCCGAGTATATTTACTAGGAATCAACTTTACAATTATCACAGATTGTAACGCTATTAAATCAACAATGAATAAGAAAGATTTATCACCACGTGTAGCTCGCTGGTGGACATATATGCAGGATTTCCAATTTGAAATTACTTACAAAAAAGGACAGTATATAAGCCATGTCGATTTTCTCAGTCGCAATCCTGTTGGGGACCCCATGTCTGCTGATATcacagtaaatttaataaatgaccCGCAATCTTGGTTAGAACTTGCACAACAAAGAGACCCCGAAATACTATCAATTATTCATGGTGTACAAACGGGAGAGTATGATTCAAACCAATATGTAGttcgtaataatttattatattacaaagttAATCCAAATGGGGAATTAAAGTTGTACATTCCAAAGGGTACAAGATTAAGTATTTTGCGTCTCTACCATGATGAAAATTGTCACGTTGGCTTCGAAAAAACTGTCTCTAAAATACGTGAGCATTTCTGGTTTCCTGCTATGAcaagttttgtaaaaaaatatctgtctCATTGTTTGGTTTGCATCAAACGCAAAAGTCACCATGGCCCTAAGCAAGGCTTCTTACACCCAATACAAAAAACCGCACTGCCTTTCCATACAATACACTTAGACTGTACAGGGCCTTTTACCCAGTCAAATGAaggttttaaacatattttattaatagtagaTGGGTTTACCAAGTTTTGTTTGCTTAAACCACTCAAAACCCTTAACGCTCAAGAATTAGTACCAGTTTTACGTGATATCATTACCTTATTTGGAACTCCATCTATAGTAATTTCTGATAGGGgaactaattttaatagtgGTCCAATTAGGTTATTTTTTGATGAcctaaatatagaacatcaCTTGATTTCCACGGGTACTCCCAGAAGTAATGGTCAAGTAGAACGTTACGTGTCTACTATAACTGATATGCTTAACACTATGTGCAATGAACAGTCAGATTGGCCGAACGTTCTGTGGAAAGTACAACAATCAATTAACACAACTGTACAAAAATCCACAGGCTTTACCCCTTTGCGACTACTTATCGGTGTAGACGCAAATATTCCATCTGTCCAAGCTCGTTTAGACGACGTACTTGACGAAAATGATAGACAaagttcaaataatttagagAGCGACCGAGAAATAGCTAGGCTACGCCTATTACAAATAgcagaaaaattcaaaaaacgtTTCGACACCACTCGTCGTAACAATGTGAATTTTAACGTAGGAGATATAGTGTATGTCTCTCAAAATCATAGGCGTAATGATAAATTGGCACCTAAATTTAAAGGGCCTTATGAAATATCTTCTATCCTTCCTAATGATCGTTTTGCTCTACAAGGTATAGGTAGTTTACGAAATATTTCAGTAGCAAAAGAAAAGTTAAGATTATGGCCAGGTGAAttaattgatgaaaatataaatgtcgAAAATGATATGGCACATTAACTccaagttattataattattaagtactttACCTAATTACGTTTACATTATTGTACTGACTGTTGATTGTATAGATATTTACTTTATCTAATTAGATAGACATGTATTATTGTTCTGTTGATTGTagagatatattataaaaaatactttaggtACCTAATATAtgtgattatataatatatgtgataatatgtgattttatttataaattaaaaaagatccACTGGACAATCGTTTACTTGGTGCTTGTCTATCTCACCAGCAGTGGGTGAATGGGACTTGCATGACGAGGTAAACGGTAAAAATTGTTTCCGCTGGTCGGTCATTTGCTTGGTGCAAGTCTATCCCACTAGCAGCGGGTGGAGGGGACTTGACACGTCTAGGCACTTGgcaaaacaaaagtaaaatgtaatgtacTTCGAGAGCGAAGTACAGGGTAAAATTTGTTTCCGCTGGTCGGTCATTTGCTTGGTGCAAGTCTATCCCACTAGCAGCGGGTGGAGGGGACTTGACACGTCTAGGCACTTGgcaaaacaaaagtaaaatgtaatgtacTTCGAGAGCGAAGTACTTGTCAGTATGgccgtaatatataaatgtaattattataactaatatttaaaaataaatgctagATGTACCTATTGTGATAaatgacataattattatctgtttaatattttatactctatggttaaaactaataattctaAACAAACTTATTTTGTCCTACCCTCATTTGTGaatcatatttgtttgttaacgGGTATAAAAGAGCGGAGCTACGGTGGCGTAGTTCAGTGACTGGTTGACTTCCAAAGTGGTAATACCTAAAGTGGCTCATTGACATTCAAAGGTGATAATATCTAAGTGGCTCGTTGACTTGGTAATATCTAAGGTAcgatatatttgattattttgtatattgtctatttatatcatattgaGGAATCATATAATCTTATTATGTAACGTCATTATATACTGATGACTGgcgtatttaataaatatggttaATACAAACAGTTGTTGTAGTTGATTATGATTAGGCATATTGTTATATACACTATTGCGATAAACACTGGTTATGTACTacgagataattaaaatatgattatgaatttaacccttttatttatatttccccttaataactaataataataagattctagttatatataatatcttttaaaataaaatttataacatgcTCTTCTATTCCTATTtcatatagttataatttttgtatgataaaacggccattattttttgaatatgcCTCGTACATGTTGAAACAATGGGCAGCTGTCAGTATGagatattataattcaaaaaaacaaaaagtctTTATCTTCTTATTGtgttgaaattatataaagaaatagttACACTACTAATTAGTTTCTAAAGTACATCAAGGcttggtaaaaaaattactttaattatattttcaattgtatCCACCCAATAAGTACAtggcaaaataaaataattatctattaattgAGTAGAAAATTAACCAACAGCTAATAGGTTTTTTGCTGCTGGGTGAACAATTAATATCATTaactatttcatttaatttcagttttacattaatatctAAGTCTaaatcttgtttatttatttcctttagCAGATTTTCATCATTGCCTGATTGCTCTTGGAGTTCGAAGCCGCCTGTCTTTAGTAGGTGGTAATATCGTTAAAAAATTGCTTTCGTTCTGAAACTGATTTACATCTAGAAAGATGCGACGGGATACTCTCCTCCTTCATCGTGTGCTACGTTCAAAGTTCGAACTGCAACGTAAGGGGCGGACGCAGTACCAAGAGTTACACGTAAAAGGTGAAGATGCTGTAAATCTTCTGTAGGGTCTATGCCCCACACTAAacgttcaccaaccagatggaccgatcaagtgaaagactcGTCGTCTTCAAAGCTGTACAGTGTAAAAAGGGAAGCGCTGGACTGAAACCGATGGAGGTAGTCCGCTCTAGATTATGTGATGACTATGTAGGTGACATAATTATTACCAAGTTATCAACACTAATTATTAGTTAAGTATGATTTCAATGAAATAAAGATCAGAGAAGTTCCTcggaataaatgtttattgttattatgatcattgtttttttttttgaatgcgTAATTAATCTCTCGTTTTACGTATAATTAGGGCTCTCAAAAACCGTTTATGATTAAGATGAGTTCGAGAGCCAATATAGTTTCAGTCTCGTCTATTGTAAAACGAAACCCATCGTGACCTAAAGCAAATATCAGTCGCAACATCGTGACTTCGGCACTTCatgtatttttcatacatgCAAAGCCCGGCTTCGttcgaaatataattaaagcgaaaatttgaaaatgtagGTATAGGCTTTAAAGGGGTATAGGGAACTTTTGCGAGGCAACCACAAACCGAACATGAAGTGGGACGTGGCATGCGGTCACGACTATTTATTATGTGAAGTCTCACTATGCTTGTAGcatttttgttgtttgaaTTAATTGTAAGTAATTATACTCATACCGTTATCCAAGATTGATATCGCTATATAAGATGCTAAACTATGAAGCATGGTTTGAACTAAAACACACAAGCCTACAGATTGCTGTAATTTCCAAAGCTGAACTTTTTCAGTTGAACTATactgaaaaaaattgaacCATCATTGTGATATTGAGTAATGTACAATAAGATGCTGGCTGTTGGCGACGTTAGAATATTGTGAGCGAAATTAAGTATGAGTTTTAAGAGATATAAgttagacaaaaatatttacgtgAGATATAATGTAAGtgagaaatattattgttaaattataaatgtcaacttattaaataaataaatagaatgttTCGCCGAATAAAAGCAGCACAGCTCCGGATGCAGTATACCGGCGCAAATGTATGTAAAcgtagctctcgtcgcggtatacttGTGTAGCACTTAAGCTCGGCGAAATCTACGATCGGGTTCGGACTCGCCGTTCAGACTCGCGTTCAGACTCGCGTTCAGACTCGCGTTCAAGCGACTCGGTGAATCAAGAGATTCGGGCTCTTTCCTCTATCCTGTGACAACAAGCCACGAACAATCGGCGAAGCAAGAAACAAGAACAAGGcgcagtttcatttcaagacaACACCTACAATAACGCactagcaggggtgcgtgggtcgAGCCGTCTTGACAAAAGCGATACGAAGTCAAACTCCACCGGTATACAAAGCCGCAGGTTACTTTGGTTACTGTacgggtgttatcaaacgaacacACTTAAATGCATTATCCCGTGCGGGCCTGAGTATATCTGAGGTGTCGTCGGGGTTGGCAATCAATACTGGCTGACTGTTCATTATTTTACTGAATTATTTTGAAGGTTCCATGTCCATtgtctataaatttaaaatgagaaCCCGCACTTTGACTTTGCTTTAAAGATAAACTGTAAAATGTTTCAGAATTAAACTCATTGATCAAACTGAAATCCACTAAGCCACCACAACCACACAGTTAACAAACCGATTGCGACACTAAAACGGAATACCGAATCATGTGTTCAGTAATTCCACAGTGCTTTGAATATTCTCATATCGCATttaggtattatttttattagtctaTAAGGTtatgatatataaaagttCTAGCTTTTATAGCATTTTTTCAGCTTGTTTAGATGTCCAATGTATTATAGCAAATGCAAatgatactaaatattttgtaaaaaaagtttttctaaGAAGTTCTTGAAACATGCTTCACTAATTGTTCTCAATTTgaacatttcaaatatattttgtaccaCACAAAGAAATAAGGGCTAATCAATCAATTTATGTAAAGAAATTTGGTTCTTAAAATCAAAGAGAGCCTCGTAATCCGGAACTGGCAAACTAGCTAATGCCTATTGATATTGATATATCAATCACAATAGCTCAGCCtgttgtgttgtgtaattATAGGCACGTCCAAGACACTGCCTGGTTCGACACAATTAACATAACGACAGTAttcaaagaaacaaaagaagtTCTAGGTGGGATACTTTTAATACCGATggtctgaaaaaaatatttccccGTTTAAAAAGCCTGGTAGAAGACGACGACATGAGCGATGGGACGAGATATTCACAAAAATGATGGAAAATACATGGAACGCATCGAGCGCATTGAAAGCGAATGGAGAAGAGAGGGAGAGGCGTTTGGCAAGATGATGAGGAGCTtgtgttgtatataaaaattactgtattatctaaataaaaggctttattattttgttattaatattaattacgtgGCATATCtacgttatttaaaatatgttaattcttaattagAAGATGCTTACATTAAAGTTTCAATggcaaataacaataaattgttcAAATCTTTAAGTATTTTGTATGCTAATTGCttcgtaataattaattttaagaggTTTTCGTTTTCTATTATCaggtgtaatttatttatacattacctGGTctgtataaaaagaaatggtTATACATGTTTATGTGTATTCAGCTCAGAAATATCATTGACGATGGGCGTCTCAAAGATATTCTTTATTCTTCTGTTAGTAGCGTGGAGCGTACAGGGTAAGTTTTTGAAtttccttattaattattatacacttTTACTAATTAAGTACTGTGCCTTTTATTGTAGGTGATGCTGAAGGTTTCGCCTCTAATTCTGGAGGCCAAGAGCCCGACACCCGAGTGGTGGGTGGCAAAGACGCCCCAGAAAAGCTTGTGCCACACCAAGTCGCACTAAAATTCAAAGACGGCTGGACTTTCTGCGGTGGTGCTGTCATCTCCGACAGATGGATTCTGACAGCTGCCCATTGTGTCAAAAGgtatgtaatacatattgtCTTAACTGCGTCCACTAAAGAGTATATGAGGTTGTAGTATTTTGTCTGAccaattgatatttaatttaatttaattttttccagTCTTAAACCATCAGAATTTATCGCTGTAGTTGGTACATTATCGAAAGATAAAGGTGGCACAAAGTATGAAATAAGCAAAGTCAATGCTAATAAAGAACATAACAAGCCAAAAAGATACGACAACGATATTGCTGTTATAAGTACAAAAGAGGCCATCAAATTCAATGAATACGTTAAGGCATTACCATTACCGGAAAAGGATGTCACGTCTGGAATGTCCTGTATACTGAGCGGCTGGGGTAAAGTTGTGAGTAAACAATTCAAcagacatatattatatataaatctctttTTTTggatataatagaaataattgaCTTGAATTCATCGGTCATTTTTATACTTTCAGAGCCATTATTGGCCACAACCTGAAAAATTGCAGTATCTGTATGTAAAGACGTTAAATAGTAACGATTGCAATAAGAAGCTTCAGGAACGCAAAACCACAGTAGGGTCTAGTCAGATGTGTACCCTTAATAAAAGAGGAGAAGGAACATGCCAAGTAAGCAGATAAAGAAATCATCACGATTTTTGTGAACTCTTCGTGCCAATAAGACGCTTTTTATTGGCACGAAGAATCTACAGCtgcatttttcaattaatctGTTTCAACGGTATAGGACTACACAGCGTAGAAGTGCAGATTTATCTTCCTGACTTCCGTAGGTATACAAGAAAGTAACATCTTAGTAATAacgaatttttgaattttgtatcagacattatattttttataatatatcgaacaataattataagtcataaaattatataaaataaccgCGTGCAATACAGTGCATACAATGTTTGTAATCGAAAATTTTCAGGGTGATTCAGGCGGCAGCTTGGTGTGCAACGGCACCGCAACCGGCGTCGTGTCCTACAACTTTCCCTGCGCTAGAAATATGCCTGACGTGTACGCCAACACATACAAGTACATTTCCTggataaaagacaatactaaatcaCCCTAAGCATTGTCaattgtaaattgtcattaaattcattgcaaaaattattatacgttttttatattataatataataatcgcTAAATTGCATATTTTCAAACTCGAAAAAGCATAAAGCATACTCTGCGAGATtccaaaaatacttattatatttagaccTTAATGAACCTACGATATCTTTTAAGGAAAGTGTAGATCaccttgttttttttattataaatatttctagatAATTCCCCGTCTATATAGTCGTTGGAGGTATTAATTAGCTTCCATAAGTGTAATTAAGTGTTTTATCATCAAACACTATtacctatttcttttaactactTTTTATACAACCATTACAGCAAATCCCAGAAAGATGCCTCTTAATTTGATGTTTAAgattatttcctttaaatttgtCTCCGTTACTTTTATGCCCAGCTTGCTCAGTGTTAAACCTATCGTATCCATACATTGGACAGCCGGTCAGAACATGTAACACCGTCTCCTCATCCGTATCGTCACAAGGACAGAACTGTGTTTAATCCTGAATCTGTAAAAG
This DNA window, taken from Pieris rapae chromosome 16, ilPieRapa1.1, whole genome shotgun sequence, encodes the following:
- the LOC111000418 gene encoding chymotrypsin-1-like isoform X1, which codes for MGVSKIFFILLLVAWSVQGDAEGFASNSGGQEPDTRVVGGKDAPEKLVPHQVALKFKDGWTFCGGAVISDRWILTAAHCVKSLKPSEFIAVVGTLSKDKGGTKYEISKVNANKEHNKPKRYDNDIAVISTKEAIKFNEYVKALPLPEKDVTSGMSCILSGWGKVSHYWPQPEKLQYLYVKTLNSNDCNKKLQERKTTVGSSQMCTLNKRGEGTCQGDSGGSLVCNGTATGVVSYNFPCARNMPDVYANTYKYISWIKDNTKSP
- the LOC111000418 gene encoding chymotrypsin-1-like isoform X2; translated protein: MGVSKIFFILLLVAWSVQGDAEGFASNSGGQEPDTRVVGGKDAPEKLVPHQVALKFKDGWTFCGGAVISDRWILTAAHCVKSLKPSEFIAVVGTLSKDKGGTKYEISKVNANKEHNKPKRYDNDIAVISTKEAIKFNEYVKALPLPEKDVTSGMSCILSGWGKSHYWPQPEKLQYLYVKTLNSNDCNKKLQERKTTVGSSQMCTLNKRGEGTCQGDSGGSLVCNGTATGVVSYNFPCARNMPDVYANTYKYISWIKDNTKSP